In Carassius auratus strain Wakin unplaced genomic scaffold, ASM336829v1 scaf_tig00215205, whole genome shotgun sequence, the genomic stretch agtatttattcacatttttataccttcatgttttattttaaagttttagtaattttactatgtgcttttgtcattttttaattgacttttatttcagttttagattaaGTAATTTTATTACTTCGACTAAAACAAAATTGTTTCAGTTAGTTCCGAAAACAACATCTctcatttttaagtttttcatctaatattattTCAGAATTGTTTCAATTAACGAAATTATTTTAAATCGCTTTAGTTATAACTAAGTTTATCCTTTTAAAAACttagttttgttaaaaaaaaataataatgtttgctTAAAGAACCTacattttacagactgtaaacaTTTTCTTTGCACCACTACATAATCGCTTTCTGAGAGAACATTGTTCCAACTCACATTCTTGGATCTGATGCTTCAAAACCAGCTCGGTTGAGATAGTATCCTGTGACTGCGTCTGGGATCTGAAACACAGACAGTCTGTTAACAGCACTACTCGCAATCTACCATCGATAAACAAAGAATATACAGTAATACAGTAGTGTAATTACGTGTGGACTGACCGTGGGAGTGTAGTCCTCCAGCTGCATCAGGAAATCGGCCAGCGGTGTGGTTGAGATAACGGGCTTCACGTCTCCATTAGCGATGCTGGTGGGCACATACACCCCGTTTGACACGGCGGAGTCGGATGAAGGGGTCGCCATGGCTGCCGACGTGGGAactgtgtgtattattatataatgtaataataaagatTACAAATACAATATAGTACAATAGTCTCCATATTTACGAACTAACAGACCAACACTAATGTAGCTAAAGGTTGACAGGCAACAGCAACTCTATGCGCGTTCAAactgtcaaaacaaacaaacaaaaaacacccaCCATTGCTGCTGCCGACCGCGGGGATGCTGCTGGTGTTTGTGGAGGCGCTGCTCGGgacgctgctgctgctggatgCGGCTGCTGCTCCAGTCTGTCCGGTTTGAGGAAGATCCACGTTCATTTTGTCCGGCTTAGCTTGAATATAGCAATAAATTGGGGATATTAGACTAAATATACGCAGTTTAAACTATGGGAAAGTTAACTCGAAAATCATTTATGCAGATAAAACAGCGAAGTCGGGGATCATTCGCTCTTGAGAAGGGAAATATTTACGCTGAATGAGTCACGTGATTAACACTTCCGTGTGCAACCAGTACAAGAGTCCGGAGAACACGTGAACAAAAACTCCTTTCTGGGAACATTTATCTAGGCGtgttttatttcagaaaatatcAAGCACAAACGTAAAACAGGGTTTGTGTTCaagttatattttgtaattttgataAATAGAGAAAAACATATTCCATGCGTCGACAAATGAGGCCTTGTAAAACAGCTCCATCTAGTGATGGTATTTTCAATTAGTTATTTGGTTTCATAATGTAGTTTACAAAAGTGTAAAGgtaatttacaaaacattaatttcataaactGAGTGCTGAAGTGCACTTTAGTATTCAAATAACCCTGTCGTTTTTGTCACACCTTTTCTGTAAACAGTAGCCTTCAACAAATAATTACTTAGAAAATATTattggttgtttttatttatgtaatttgtataatttttgtattatatttacattcacttacagtggagatcaaaattagagaGCAATCTACAATTTATGGGAAGCAATTAGTATAgcaattttcatatatttatatattctaatatatacttttaattgcTGATTTCATAAATTGAAGTCTTTTTCATGTTATATGAGTTTGAGGTATGAGACACAaccacaaataaacaaaaatgtttccaaatgaaaagtatttttattgtcataagaataattgtacattttagtaagaaaatctcaaataaatgtgcatattagAGAAGCCACATATCATAAGCCGACAAGAGTATGATGCCATAACCACGAGACAGCGACAGTAAGGTACAGATAGATGATTCAAGGCCCTCTCAACCACTGTCAAATGAATGGAATGACGAATGAAACAATAAAGCATGCCATGAGATGAAATCATTTTACTACACTGACATTTTTCATCCTCCTGACAAAACATTTCAcagaaaagttaaaataaaagaagaatgtttaaaaatgtgctttTTGTGTTATCTGCCTTGGAAGAAGCAGTTTAATACAGTTAATACAGATAAAGCTCTAATGTAATTATTCAAtgcaaacattaataataaaaaacaaaagaataaatggGGTTTTACCGATTAATTAGGAGTTATacgtttttaaatgtcttaacatggctcaagtggtagagcattgcgttagcagcgcaaggttgtgggttcaattcccacgGAACACGTCAGGTAAAAAATGTtaccctgaatgcactgtaagtcactttgcataaaagcgtctgctaaatgcattcatttaatttaaaattatggaTCAGTGAAATTCAGTCTAAATTCTAATTAGCTGTTCTCATATTAATTAAAGATGGATTTCAGACAATTTTACAGTGGAATGTTGCACTAAAATAAGCTTAACAGTATAGAATGTGAAATCATTTGGCACGACGAGAATGGAACAGTTCAAATTTCTCAAAAGGAAATGACAGAATGGTTTATGgtttctaaaaaaacaacagttgTTTGATTGGGGTCATCAGACAACGACTCATTCACCAATCAataacattaacactacaacatTCACCCCTTAGCCAATATTTAAAATACCTGTAAATCGAACAGTagataacaaaagaaaataagaagATGTGGACGGCTGGAAAGATCGGAAGACAAATATTTAAACACCTATTGTTTGAATTTCCACAGAACTAGTTCGCAAACAAGTACGTTAACCAGTGACCCggaacacaaaaacaaggaacaaTGTGAAGCATAGCAATTGCCATCAGTATTGTCTCCAttataaaaaaaggtattttgcCTTTACTGATTAGATTGTAATGGAAAAACCCAAGGAATATCAGATATACAGAGAACCGAAGGGAGACAAGATTGTAAGCAACAAATTTCATATTGAGAAAATAAGAATGTTTCTTTCCACAAGACCCCTTTCcatacaaaactaaaattattttcaattttcataACAGGAAAATATAGATTTGTCTTTATACATATAATCTGTTACCTTTGCCACAGTGTACTGTATGTCACATGACCATAAAACATTGTATTCATTACACTTTTGGATGATTTAATTCCCTCATTTTTCAGAAGATGTGAGAGTAAACGATGAAGCCCATtctatttttaaaactaaatacttaAAAATTAGATCCTAGTCAGACACATTGACATTAATCTCATCTTGATGTTGGAATACATGCTCTGGGCTGGCTCTACAGAAAAGCCATGCATATTTCATTAGCAAATTATGTCTTATTTCTATGCATGAAACATTTGCTTTCACCTTGTCTCATGCAGCATGGGCTGCTGTGCAAATGCTTGTAATATTGGTcataatttgattaatataatgcACTCCAGACACTGACGGAGTTAGTTAACTCtttaagggaaagttcaccccaaataatttactcacccacatgttgttccaaacatgcatGAATTTCACTTTTCTGCGAAACACCAAAGAATAAGAAAGTtacacaggtttggaaagacacaaaggtgagtaaatgattttagggggaaatatccctttttaaataaaagctgagGAGGTGGATTTGATGCCTCATATGTACCACATTTAACACTGGACACCTTAAAGACTAAAGGGAACCATGAAGGAAAGACAACACCGTGACCAtgcaagaaaatacaaaaaaaataacactcaacaaacactaacacaaTCATcaccacacatgcacatacagcCAAAACCacttctccatctctctctctgctcaGTAAAAATATAGGTTATTTTAATGCTCTTAATATTTAACGTATCTGTGAATGAGAGCAGGGGTCTGGTGTATACTAATGCTCATCCTCTCGTGTTCAAATGGTCAGCAATCAAAGTATAATTAGTCACGGGacagtgaaaagcatttcctAGTTAAACAGGAAATGATGTTTTGCATTAGTGCAATAGCCCCTGATATGAATGGACTAGATATGGCATACTGAGAGTActaattgattaaaaataacttttaaaatgttaGATTTTAATCTACTGAATCATCAACGAGAACAAGACAAAATGCCATTCAAGCGAAAACAAAACTGACGCAATGATGGGGGGAATgaactacagtaaatatatacacatgcgACTGAAACAGAACAAATCCAATCCAGTGTATTGAGATCAGTGTCTGgcttcacatttaaaataagcctGAGAGTGAGCGTGAGAGAACCAGGCAACGGTAAAACAGACGATTTCAACACTGACATCCACTCATGAGTACGAACTACACAAGTGTCCCTCTCTCAGGAAGATGAATCTGCATGGTTCTCGGAGCATTTCACAGCCTTGCATAGTATCTCTGATTTAGGGGACTCTGAtaacagacagacggacagaagtGGATGAGTAAATCGAGGCTGTCGAGGTGGATGAGGCTATTTGAAGGCTGATTTTAGCTCTTTGAAAGCAGCTTGTCTTTGTTTCCTCTCCTCCGCCTGGCGCTTCTTATCTTCCTGCTCCTGGCGGATTTCCGCCTCAAACCGGTTTGATTCATTAATGGCCTGCAcctgtcagaaaaaaataattttttagttgAATTTCCTTATTGATGGCATTCAATGCAACCTATCTAGTCAGGAAATTATTGAAACACAGAGCTGTCATAGACTAAAATGGGTTTAAACATATGAATGAATATGCTGATGGttgaaaattatgatttatttcactggtgaaaaaaaaaaaagtattaaatgtcACGATTCTTTACTTTTGCCTCGAAGAATGATTTGGCTCCCTTCACTCCCTCAGTAGACACATCAATCTCTGACAAACGTGCCAAGACATGAAGCCCACTGTCCTCCGCCAGCTCTCCTGCTGCTGCTTTTCTGAAGATAAGGagaaactagagagagagaggaaagaatTTAAGTGATTAATGGGGGAATAGAAGTAGTTTCCTGTTAAGTTCACAGCTCTTAATTATGGATTTCATTTCTGTGAAATACAGCCAAATCTACAAACTAAGTATTTCAACATACTGAAGCATTTACCTCTCTAAAGCTGAGTTTGCCATCCAAGTCCTCATCTACTTCTTTGATCATGTTCTTCAGGCCCAGGTGAGTCTGAGGGGCACCGAGTTTCTCCATCATCAGCTTCAGCTCCATCAGATCGATGAAGTTATCTTTCTCGGAATCATACCTACACACCCACAGACAAACAAGCAACCAAGTTATTAAAGTAGAAATATCATGGAAAACAGGACttcttttgaaataaatgtcCCTGAAAACATTTCCACCCATCTCATCACGGGCTATATTGCTGCAATGTCTCATGTGATCAACAGAGGGTAGTGCGGATGCTAGCAGGAATACCTTATCAACACTATTGTAACATCTTTTACTTAATATACCAACTGTCTGTAGCTAATGAATACATTTCTGTAAAAGTGTTTTCACTACTTTAATCTGGGAAGAtactacatttaatttaatctgaATGAAAACGTATGTGATGGACAAATGTACAGCCAATTTATTCATTTGGTTGTACAGATCAAAATTTTTGTCCTCTGGAAATATTTTGCAAAGACATTCTCAGCGTACTGGAGGTGGCTGATTTATCTAAACCAGTGGTAGTCAGTCTTTGTCACTTTGTCTTTACCCAAGACAATATTTGACGGCCCTTCAATCTCAGCTGATATGCACCTCTGGTACTACTTCggttttaagaaaattaaaacaaatcttaatGTAATTGAAGTAATCTAAATGTtgtacatctttattatttattataatgaatatgGTTTATATAAccattaaataatttcaaaatttactGAGAAATCACTGGAAGTTTgctgagaaccactgatctacacCAAGGTAGACACCagctaaaatcttttttttcatttgtgaacAATGAATCATGGCATCTGCCCTGAGTAAAGTGCATTATGCTTTGAAACATACAGGAATTAATTAAGCAGACTTCCCAGCATCAATATCATTATTCAAAGCTCAAGTGTCCATTCACCCATTTATTATACCCACTGCAGTCTGACATCTTCTCATCACTAATCCAAAGGCCAAGTGTTTGATTTCAAGGTCACAAAATCTCTCAAATGACCTCTTCATGCTGTGGCATCTGCCACATCAGGCTAACCTTGATCACAGCGCTCTGAAATGCTGTTTGACGAGGGACTGCTGTTGTGGGGCATCGGAGCTACTGTAAGGGTCATGTTTCTCTGTAGATGCTGCTATCCTGTGTTCGGGTGAGGATTACAGTACAGCAGTTGTTTATCATACTAATGTGTTTTCAGTGCAAGCAAGACTGAGGTggctgtttgttttttaaaggcaAAATCAGATCACTTGAGAAAATGGGCAGCTAATGTCCACAGTGATTTCAAATCAATGATTTACTTCTGCATATGGCTAGTCTGTTTAAAGTTGTAGTCCATaacttttttttggttaaaaatgatccaaaattAATAAGTCCATAAACAGACAGTGCTTAAAACTAACCAATCTTAATTTAGCCCGATTCACAATGGTAAACTTATagtaatgttttctaatttgagtggtacATGTAGGTTTTCGCGGGAAATTCAAGCATGCTGACACTTTTTTACGTCACGTCTGTAAACATAAAGTTGTCCCAGCTAGCAGGCTATCGCATGTGAGGATCCTGCGGGTGGTGGATCGTTTATAATCTTTTCTCACAGCAGCTAGaataattcattttaacattCTGATGGCGGATTGTAATCCAGAAAGGATTATGCGTTTATGAAACACAtgtgaatgaaattaaattatattccagttttaaatgtgcttctgattacAAAAAGGTCTGTGTTTAAAGACAACCAGTTTAAAGAGAGCATAATTTACTTTTTGGGTTAAAAGAATTCCTTAATATGAAATTTGAATGGTatgacaattagagattagactgtaAAGAAATTGAAATCTACATACTCATAGCAacgcaatgctgatgttgttaacatgaacaatttgagaataaagttgaacaataataataatttgcatggttTGAGGTGATATGAGCTAACCGATCTTTAGATTAAATCACCATTGGTAGcgcaatttattttaataactttttcctCGGTTGGTCAGAACAAACATGGCAGACTTGTTACTTGTGTGTTAAGATGACAATAATCTGGTGAAAATTCTTATTTAAATCCACCATGTTTAATTATGCAGTCAAACCTCAATGCCTGAAATCACATGCTTATACTTCTGAAAGACGCCTAGTGCTGCACAATGACCCAGATTTGTGAAAGATTAACACCATTCTTAAGCTTTcacagttttttccattttattgtcATCAGTCAAGCTGAATCACTGTGCCAAGTGGTGTCACTTCCTCTCAATCATGCTCAACACAGGTTTTTTGCCTGAACATGGTGAATTATGACTTATGATCTCCTGGTTTAATCAATAAATTCTCTTTTAGACAGAAATGTAAAGCGGaatttgcagaaatgtattttgcatcaacaaaattcagattttgtttttataataaattcatacttttattcagcaaggatgcatttgatTGGTTGAAACACTGTAAAGACGAGAGTAAAATCAAGATAAGcggtttaaaaaaagtattgagAGTTTCTGACTATCTGACTCCGTCTACTCTTATCTGTGGGGTTTGAGATATTTCGCAGATTATGAAAAGCTCTCAAGTGCTAAAAACCCAACACAATTTTTCTCATAAACAGAAAATGCAACAGTTCAGTTGGTTGCAACAATCAGGGACATGCATTTCAGCCTTATTTTTACCAAATACAGCTGACATAATAATGTTACCGTCTATATGGAAAGCAAAGCAGTTGCTGCCAGAAAAgctgaaataaagaaatgttgCCCTTTTTTTCACCATTCACTTGAGGAAGATCACGTTTTTGCCCAAATAAGTCTTTGAACACTTTACACAGCAGATGACTGAGGAAGCAAATGCAATCAGCACTTCCTTGTGATAACCAAGAGAAGTAGAGTCAAAGCCTTGAGCTGATACGGACTTCCTTCTGCCTTAGCAGAAAGGGTTGACTCATCTGATTGACTTTACTGATAGAGGAGATAATTTGGTTCATATTGTTGGAACAAAATCAAGTTTGTTaagtaattaaaaagaaagacaaaagaagGAGCAAGAAAGCTAGTTTGTAACTACATTTTTGCTCCATGTATTTAAAAAGTCCTCTTTATCCAGTTATCCACTTTCAACAACTCTTGAAAGAGTTTACCATGCAAGTCTGAATTTAAATGaaagttacgttttttttttttgtttttttcttttataattaaaGGTGTAACATTTGTCCTGTGCAGTCTCGGGGGACTTCAGTTAATAAGGATTTAGCTGCGATCCGGTCTACCCCTGACGATGGACACACGTGTACTGAATCTATGCTGCTTACTTTTAGGAAACTTGACACACTGTAGGAAAACAAGAGAAattatgagaaacaggaaataagTAAATAGCCTAATGAGAGCCTCGATCTGCTACTTCAGCACTGACCCCCAGAAAAACTCACTAGCTCCAAATCCTTCTTGAAATTCATTCACAAACGATTTGTCCAAAACGAACACTTACAGTCACCCAAGAGCAGAAATATgactttaataattttttttttttttaaacaggcaaGCTACTGGACACTTCAAAACATTGACATTATCATCAGTTCTTCAGCAAGACAAAGTCATGCAATACACAATATAGTGGAATAAGTCCTGCCTTCTATAATAGAGCCTGTTTAAAGCCAATTATTGAGACAATCTTCAATTGGTAAGTAATCATGTCACTGCAGCTGCCATTAGAAGTTCTGGTTCCCTTAGAGACTGATAGTGTCTGTGACACATGCTTAAGACTATTTGAGCATAGGAAATAACATGTATGGGACAGTTCATGTCAGATTTGGTTGTCGtttcaaaatagatttttaaatgcaAGTTCTGGCAAGCAGTTTTTGAGAGATTGGGATTGGAAAGTTCTTCTTGTGTACTTGTCTGAAACAGCTGCCTGTATTATATCAGCAGTAGCTATAGGCATGATGCATATAGCTACAATAAGTATGTATCTTGGCATCTTTAAAAACTTAATGAATGATGCTGTACACTATATCTCTAAAAGCTTCTGGTAGATCTGAATGAAGCAAAGTTTAAATGGGGCTGATTTTAGAAGTGAATAACCTTTTAGTGAAACGGTCAATGCTGATAGCTAAAATACCACCACTTAAATTAATGCAGACTGTTACTCAAACCAACCATTAAATGTATTGTGAATAATGGACTTTAAAAGCAACTGTTTGTCAGAATGTGAGGCATGTAACAGGATTTAAGATTAAGCAACTGCCTGAATTGACTAAAATGCTGCCTGATGCCAGCCTAAATACACATTTATCTGAACAGACACCCTGTAATGCATGCCTATAGCTACTGCTGATTTAATGCTGAAAATTAAAATCAACGTGAAATGATGCCTTGGAGCTAAAATTAGACAACAGTATTCCAGGATGCAGCTCAATGTTATCTGAAGGACAGTAATGTGTCAGCATAGCATTTTCTCATTTCTCATGATTTTTTTGACCATGATGTGCTGATAAACAAGAATCTTCACACTGAACTCTGACGCATGAGGAGTGACAAACCAACTCTTTTTCCTCCTCCTGTCATTTGCTCCCTCCCTTTCCTATCTCTTCCTGCCAATCTCCTTAATCCCAGGTAGCCAAGCAACAGCTAACAGGAGAAGTCACGGGAAAACCCTCACAAACACGTGATCAATTCAGAGTACATTCTTCACAAAGGTCCGGCGTAACAGAAGTGAACGATCAGGAACAAACACTAAAAATCTGGTGTTCGTGCATTTCACATCCATTAGGCATCTTTGTAGCATGTGTTTGAtgacaattacatttttcatttcatgAGATGGGACAGGATGAGGGAATGATccggagagggagggagagagagagagagagagagagagagagagagagggagagagacaaaaAAAGCAAGTCTAAACATTAGAACAAGAATGAAATCGAGGTCAATTCCATTGACAGATTATTGGAGAACTTCTCTGTACTATCAGGCACAAAACCTGATGAGCAAATCAGAACCTAACAGCCTACACAAATCATTCCTAAAAGACTGTAACCTATGAAAGAGATCTACAAACTCTTTTCTGTAAAGGAACCAGGTGGTTCATGTTCTTGTGTGAGACTTTTGGACAAAAGATAGTCGAAACCATGCCAAATGCTTaccttttcattatttataaaaattaagtgAAATACATTACTCAAAAAAGATCATTGTCAGAGAATAAACGGTCAGTTTCCACTTTTTTAAAGACACTTTGTTTTTCATATATTCAATCCAGCTCGCAGCACGTATAAAGATGAGATGCTAAATGTATGAAGCTTTAAGCTGGATCCATTATTATCCACCCAGTCTACAGATgatattaacaacaaaaaaatgaagcATTCTCAGAGATGAGTCACAGCAATGCAGTACGACTTAACATTTCCTAAGAAAAGTCAATCCAAAGAAAAAGGTAAACCAACTGAACAAGGCTTTGAatgtttttcatattaatttttatatgcaAGCCTGTTACAGTTCCTATCTACAGATCACTTGGACTGCCTTTACAAAAACTGATGAATAAATGAGATGTTGTGTCCTTTTTGAGTCCAACAATACTTGATGAAGGTGGCCTCATGAAACGTCCACAGtgattttattactattaatatattaaaatcaaattcacattttttttatatctggattgcaaaacataataaatattatataataataataataatatcataatattaaatattattaatatttaaaatcttaatataaaccaaatgttataaatgttcattttatgaAATGCATTGATTCAATAAATCATTATACATGTTTCATTATAcaagttattaaaatattttgtgattaaAACAAAAGCGAGTCACAGATGCATGCACATAGACTTTTCACACTGTGTGAAGGTGATCCTGGGTTATCTTGGGTCATGTTTCACATTTCATGCTGGGTTAACAttcttatttcagtgtttttcttcAGTTAACACATTTACTGTTGCTGCttgacatttttaacaatttcccataaatatttttttttgaggtAAACACTGATGCAGTTTCTGCACAACTGTATGCCATGCGTGTAATGCAGCAATAAACTGCATTCTCCGCTGCTGTAGCTAATGATCACAGGCAGCACTAACCTCGATCTACTGGGATTATAGACCAGGTGACTAAACATTAGTCCTAAGCAGAATCCTTCACGGATCAGCCAATGGCCACACAATCCCAGAGGTTATTTATAGTGAGCAGAGAGTTCAAAGCATGAACATAAAATGCCACAAACAGAAATAACAGGGAGTAAAGGCTTGGTGGAATGAGAACTAAAAGAGGAGATTTTATAGTGCTGAGGTTACATATGGCCTTTCTGGAAACACAACAATATAATACACTTCAAACTGCCTACATGAGTCATTATGAGCATGTGATGATTGTGTGTGAATGCCAAATAAGTGTATGCATTTCAATAAAACTCGCACCTACACAACCATTGGCAGCTTTTGAAGAAAAGACGTCCCTTGTGCAATATGCATCAGTCTTTTATACTCCAAATCTCTATTAAATTTCTCTTTCAAAGGATGGCAAAGCtacataaaaacaatacattaggGAACCTAATTAAATATCCAACGCAAGACAGTCTATCAGTTTTAAATTTATTAAGTGAGCATCTTATTTGCTGAGACAGCATGTATTGATTGGCTTCCTTTTCTCTCTTAACTTCGTCTTGTCCTCTTAGGTCACTGTGTCAGTTAAATTTGGCAAAACGCAGAAGCTTTTGTGGATAAAATCCTTGGCTGTATTAACTTTCAGTGCATCTACAACATTTTAGAAGCACAACAACATCCTGAACTGTGCTCAGGGGCTCTTTAAACACGCAGGACTTTCAGAGATGAGGAATACGGGTGATTCAGAGAATAATCACGTCATTCTGCTTTCTGAAGGGAGAAAGACATAATCATTTAAAGACTTTGCAAATGTATGCGCTGGAGATAAAAGTGTGCACTACATTCTGCTAGAATACATTATAGGCTATATTACCACAGTGAACTAAAACTCCTGTGGGGACATACCCAGTGGCCCGCAGATATGTTATGGCTCACGTTGAAATATTCCTTAATGTGCTCGATGTTATCTTCTCTGAGAAATATGGCCCAGAGAAAAATGCACAAGGAAAAAGAGGGCAGGCAGAAAGAGGAAGAGCGCAGAGTTTATCTTCTGTTTCCCTTATAGTCGACTCTGCAGGAATCCTCCTCACAGGACTAAAGCCCCTCGCTCATATGTAGGCACAGCATGGGACCTGTACACATTATCAATCAGCCAATTAGGCTGTGCTGTCATTCACATGACCAGAGACTGGCAGGGGGGATAAGAGGGGTTGGATTTCATCTGCTGGTGACCAAGATGTCTAATATCAGAAACTCCAATTCAAGACTATTATGCATGGTTTGAGTGATCACTTGCTATCCATATTAAATAAAGATGCCTGATAATgggggaaaaataataaatatggtaCAGtgctattaaattatatatatataatttttttttaatgattgtatGACAGCAAATGGGGCAGttagcatttaattaaattaaatcaattaaatatgcaatattatcCTATACATTTCAATATCAACTAAtgctaataaatgaataaaaattaaaaaaaaatcttaatatcaGTCAATAACCAATATGGTCCTGATGTACTGTGCATCCCTAGTAACCAGCAATTTTAGCCAGATGTGGGTTTTATTTCTGTATCGAAAAAAAGTTTCTTGGTAAGGTGCAAGTTCAAAAGACATATTCTGACACAAATTAATTCCTCTTATGAACAATTGTCAGTGCTAAATCTGCATCTGCTCAAAATCAATCTTATTTTAACTGCAGGCTAAGCCCAGGGTCATGTTCTTCTGTAAACTCTGTTGGTGTTGGCCACTGAAAAGAGCAGCAAAcaaatgtttcaggttcaattGTTTATACCTTTAAACAAAGCATGTGTCCCCAACAGCACTGTTCCTCCAAATAGTGTAGTGTACTTAGCCATCTGTGAacaacacatgcatttatatgcattttttttccatttaccacaaatatgtgtccctggaccacaaaaccaatcttaagtcgctgtatatttgaagcaataggcacaaatacattatatgggtcaaaattgagtagtaatatgcattgctaagaacttcatttggacaactttaaaggtgatttttctcagtatttagatttttttgcacccacagattccaggttttcaaatagttgcatctcggccaaataccaaaccatacaccaatggaaagcttatttattcagctttcggatgat encodes the following:
- the LOC113093938 gene encoding transcription initiation factor TFIID subunit 10-like — protein: MNVDLPQTGQTGAAAASSSSSVPSSASTNTSSIPAVGSSNVPTSAAMATPSSDSAVSNGVYVPTSIANGDVKPVISTTPLADFLMQLEDYTPTIPDAVTGYYLNRAGFEASDPRIIRLISLASQKFISDIANDALQHCKMKGTASGSSRNKTKDKKYTLTMEDLTPAMTEYGINVKKPHYFI
- the LOC113093985 gene encoding EF-hand domain-containing protein D2-like; its protein translation is MATDELSSKLNRRLQIEDGAHEPVALDEAHENGAHEKAATASADSELGAILQRRGELNEGVGEHQQPSMKVFNPYTEFKEFSRKQIKDMEKMFKQYDSEKDNFIDLMELKLMMEKLGAPQTHLGLKNMIKEVDEDLDGKLSFREFLLIFRKAAAGELAEDSGLHVLARLSEIDVSTEGVKGAKSFFEAKVQAINESNRFEAEIRQEQEDKKRQAEERKQRQAAFKELKSAFK